Proteins encoded in a region of the Campylobacter magnus genome:
- a CDS encoding non-canonical purine NTP pyrophosphatase, with the protein MTIILASSNAGKLREFKDFLKEFKVRNYSEFIAPFEIEENGADFKENALIKARAVYKALKSQNPEALKNAIILSDDSGISVKALGGAPGIYSARYSSDLVEHPTEASNRAKLKSELDKKGVFSSPAFYTAAIAAISDIGGFSEHVELGFMHGSAIADERGENGFGYDFMFIPQGYELTIGQLSEQIKEALSHRTQALRAILPHLKALAKG; encoded by the coding sequence ATGACAATTATTCTAGCTAGTTCAAACGCAGGAAAACTAAGAGAGTTTAAAGATTTTTTAAAGGAATTCAAGGTGCGAAATTACAGCGAGTTTATCGCCCCTTTTGAGATAGAAGAAAACGGCGCTGATTTTAAAGAAAACGCCCTTATAAAAGCGCGCGCTGTCTATAAGGCACTAAAAAGCCAAAATCCTGAGGCTTTAAAAAACGCTATTATTCTAAGCGATGATAGTGGCATTAGCGTCAAAGCCCTTGGTGGCGCGCCTGGGATTTACTCAGCAAGATATAGTAGCGACTTAGTAGAGCATCCAACAGAAGCTAGCAACAGAGCCAAGCTAAAAAGCGAGCTTGATAAAAAAGGCGTTTTTAGCTCGCCTGCCTTTTACACAGCAGCAATTGCTGCTATTAGCGATATAGGTGGCTTTAGCGAGCATGTGGAGCTAGGCTTTATGCACGGAAGTGCTATTGCTGATGAGCGTGGCGAAAACGGCTTTGGCTATGATTTTATGTTTATACCACAAGGCTATGAGCTTACCATAGGGCAGTTAAGCGAGCAGATAAAAGAAGCCCTAAGCCACCGCACGCAAGCTCTAAGAGCGATTTTACCACATTTAAAAGCCCTAGCAAAAGGCTAA
- the topA gene encoding type I DNA topoisomerase: MSTLIIVESPAKAKTIKNFLGRGYDVIASLGHIRDLPKSSFGIKIEDGEFIPEYRITADHSQVVKEIKEKAKSADKIYLATDEDREGEAIAFHIAAAIGKDPLKLPRIVFHEITKSAIDAALKNPRSLDMASVNAQQARRLLDRIVGYKLSPLLSQKIQSGLSAGRVQSAALKIIVDREREIQAFVPQRYFSIEVLFKTDLEATLVSFKGKKLDKLDISSEELADEILASLKKSSFSISKIESKERKTTANPPFMTSTLQQSASNRLGFSPKRTMALAQQLYEGVNTPNGQMGAITYMRTDSLNIAKEAREAAAKFIEREFGKEYLPPKPNIYTSKAKGAQEAHEAIRPTNVEFTPQIAAKYLEKDLLKLYTLIYNRFVSSQMSPQITLNQMVSVDGGECELKISGRKTLFDGFSKLWASSEKDVILPELSLKEELKLQKSSKEEHFTEPPARYSEAGLVKKLESLGIGRPSTYAPTITLLTSREYVSTQNKQLVPNEIAFKITAMLEANFTDIVDSDFTSNLEKKLDDIAEKGANWQKVLGEFYEPFIAKISEGKTAIESQKVRELIGEKCPQCGKDLLKRSGRFGEFIACSGFPKCKYSRNIASEQNSSQSTKKQAASTGITCPKCQKGEVVERSSKRGKFYGCSLYPKCDYTSNYKPAGASCPQCGEPMVLKELKKGNFHECLACKYKTQIS, translated from the coding sequence ATGAGCACGCTAATAATAGTAGAATCCCCAGCCAAAGCAAAAACCATAAAAAACTTTCTAGGCCGTGGCTATGATGTAATCGCTAGTCTAGGACACATCCGCGACCTGCCAAAATCAAGCTTTGGCATAAAGATTGAAGATGGCGAGTTCATCCCAGAATACCGCATTACAGCAGACCATAGCCAAGTAGTAAAAGAAATCAAAGAAAAAGCCAAAAGCGCAGATAAAATCTACTTAGCAACGGACGAAGATAGAGAGGGTGAAGCCATAGCCTTTCACATCGCAGCAGCCATCGGCAAAGACCCGCTAAAACTGCCTCGCATAGTATTTCACGAAATCACAAAAAGCGCAATAGATGCCGCACTAAAAAACCCACGCAGCCTAGATATGGCAAGCGTAAACGCCCAACAAGCACGCCGCTTGCTTGACCGTATCGTTGGCTACAAGCTAAGTCCACTTCTAAGCCAAAAGATCCAAAGCGGACTTAGCGCAGGCCGCGTACAAAGTGCTGCGCTAAAAATTATCGTAGACAGAGAGCGTGAAATTCAGGCCTTTGTGCCACAAAGATACTTTAGCATTGAAGTTCTTTTTAAAACTGACCTTGAAGCCACGCTTGTCTCTTTTAAGGGTAAAAAGCTTGATAAGCTTGATATTTCAAGCGAAGAGCTGGCTGATGAGATACTAGCAAGCCTTAAAAAATCAAGCTTTAGCATAAGCAAAATAGAAAGCAAAGAGCGTAAAACCACAGCAAATCCGCCTTTTATGACTAGCACACTACAACAAAGTGCGAGCAACCGCCTTGGCTTTAGCCCTAAGCGAACCATGGCGCTAGCCCAGCAACTCTACGAGGGCGTAAACACCCCAAATGGACAAATGGGCGCAATCACCTATATGAGAACAGATAGCCTAAATATCGCAAAAGAAGCAAGAGAGGCTGCGGCTAAGTTTATTGAGCGTGAGTTTGGCAAAGAGTATTTGCCGCCTAAGCCAAATATATACACTAGCAAGGCAAAAGGCGCACAAGAAGCCCACGAGGCGATCCGCCCTACAAATGTAGAGTTTACCCCACAAATCGCTGCAAAATACCTAGAAAAAGACCTTTTAAAGCTCTACACGCTTATCTATAACCGCTTTGTCTCTAGCCAAATGAGCCCGCAAATCACGCTAAATCAAATGGTAAGCGTAGACGGAGGCGAGTGCGAGCTAAAAATATCTGGGCGAAAAACGCTATTTGATGGCTTCTCTAAGCTCTGGGCTAGCAGCGAAAAAGATGTGATCTTGCCTGAGCTGTCTTTAAAAGAAGAGTTAAAACTTCAAAAATCAAGCAAAGAAGAGCATTTTACCGAACCGCCAGCCAGGTACAGCGAGGCAGGTCTTGTAAAAAAACTTGAAAGCCTAGGGATCGGCCGTCCTAGCACCTACGCCCCAACCATCACGCTACTAACAAGCCGTGAGTATGTCAGCACGCAAAACAAGCAACTAGTGCCAAATGAAATCGCCTTTAAAATCACAGCTATGCTAGAAGCAAACTTCACAGACATCGTAGATAGCGACTTTACAAGCAATCTTGAAAAAAAGCTAGATGATATCGCTGAAAAAGGTGCCAATTGGCAAAAGGTGCTTGGCGAGTTTTACGAGCCATTTATAGCCAAAATCAGCGAGGGCAAAACCGCAATTGAGAGCCAAAAAGTGCGCGAACTAATCGGCGAAAAATGCCCGCAGTGTGGCAAAGACTTGCTAAAACGCTCGGGCCGCTTTGGCGAGTTTATTGCTTGTTCTGGCTTTCCAAAGTGTAAGTACTCACGCAACATAGCTAGCGAACAAAACAGCAGCCAAAGCACTAAAAAACAAGCCGCCAGCACAGGCATCACCTGCCCAAAATGCCAAAAAGGCGAGGTCGTAGAGCGCAGCAGCAAAAGGGGCAAGTTCTATGGCTGCTCGCTTTATCCAAAGTGCGATTATACTAGCAACTACAAGCCAGCAGGCGCGTCTTGCCCGCAGTGTGGCGAGCCTATGGTGCTAAAAGAGCTTAAAAAAGGCAACTTCCACGAGTGCCTTGCTTGTAAATACAAAACGCAGATTTCATAA
- the serB gene encoding phosphoserine phosphatase SerB: MIKLCVFDFDSTLMDGETIAFFGQAVGKMDEISAITKRAMAGELDFYESLKERVKFLKGVEVAKIEQIAHSLPFIKGAEQIIKYLKEKGILVAVFSGGFHIATDHAQSLLGFDINFANELHSKNGVLSGEVGGEMMFGDSKGKMLKRLKGLLGLDSKQVAAIGDGANDISMFKEAGTCVAFCANAVLKSAATHIIDIKDLTELKKIL; this comes from the coding sequence GTGATTAAGCTTTGTGTTTTTGACTTTGATAGCACGCTTATGGATGGCGAGACTATAGCCTTTTTTGGCCAAGCTGTGGGAAAAATGGATGAAATCTCAGCTATCACAAAGCGTGCTATGGCTGGCGAGCTTGATTTTTACGAGAGTTTAAAAGAGCGAGTTAAATTTTTAAAAGGCGTAGAGGTAGCAAAAATAGAGCAAATCGCTCATTCTTTACCTTTTATCAAAGGCGCAGAGCAAATCATAAAATATCTAAAAGAAAAAGGAATTTTAGTAGCTGTTTTCTCAGGTGGCTTTCACATAGCCACAGACCACGCTCAAAGCTTGCTTGGCTTTGATATAAACTTCGCAAATGAACTTCACTCAAAAAACGGAGTGCTAAGTGGCGAAGTAGGTGGCGAGATGATGTTTGGCGACTCAAAAGGCAAAATGCTAAAACGCTTAAAAGGCCTTTTGGGGCTTGATAGTAAGCAAGTCGCTGCCATAGGCGACGGCGCAAATGATATTTCTATGTTTAAAGAGGCTGGCACTTGCGTGGCGTTTTGCGCAAATGCTGTGCTAAAATCAGCTGCTACTCATATCATAGATATCAAAGATTTAACAGAGCTTAAAAAGATTTTATAA
- a CDS encoding transaldolase, whose product MNFSLWCDYLEKDFINGDFASMIKEGKISGATTNPAIFKTAFESGAYSEQIASLKGKKEAKKIYELLAMNDVKNAAFKLLTNYANGEDGFVSIEVRPELFDDEVGSLDEAKRIFNTIKMPNVMMKIPANEQGYYAMRELVKRGINVNATLVFSLEQAKECLKAFEKGLKSYKKKFPNTKEPECVISVFVSRFDRELEESLKKAGLDHMKYGIYNATSIYYEIETYGLNNVRTLFASTGVKGGKASPDYYIKELAFERSINTAPLDALKAANSINVIAPASKEVIEEYFAKAAAAGINHEKVCAKLFSDGISAFKEAYAQSINALQA is encoded by the coding sequence ATGAACTTTTCATTATGGTGCGATTATTTAGAAAAAGATTTTATAAATGGCGATTTTGCTAGCATGATAAAAGAGGGCAAAATCTCAGGTGCTACGACAAATCCAGCGATTTTCAAAACTGCTTTTGAAAGTGGTGCATATAGTGAGCAAATCGCTAGTCTAAAAGGCAAAAAAGAAGCAAAGAAAATTTATGAGCTTCTAGCTATGAATGATGTCAAAAACGCTGCTTTTAAACTACTTACAAACTACGCAAATGGTGAAGATGGCTTTGTTAGCATTGAAGTTAGACCTGAGCTTTTTGATGATGAGGTGGGCAGCCTAGATGAGGCAAAGCGTATTTTTAATACTATAAAAATGCCAAATGTCATGATGAAAATCCCAGCAAACGAACAAGGCTACTACGCAATGCGTGAGCTAGTAAAACGGGGTATAAATGTAAATGCAACCTTAGTTTTTAGCCTAGAGCAAGCAAAAGAATGCCTAAAAGCCTTTGAAAAAGGGCTAAAAAGCTATAAGAAAAAATTCCCAAATACAAAAGAGCCAGAGTGTGTAATCAGCGTGTTTGTAAGCCGTTTTGATAGAGAGCTTGAAGAAAGCCTTAAAAAAGCAGGTTTAGATCACATGAAATACGGCATTTACAATGCTACTTCTATCTACTATGAGATAGAGACTTATGGGCTAAATAATGTTCGCACGCTTTTTGCTAGCACTGGTGTAAAAGGTGGCAAGGCAAGCCCTGATTATTACATCAAAGAACTAGCCTTTGAGCGCTCGATAAACACAGCTCCACTTGATGCGCTAAAAGCCGCAAATAGCATAAATGTAATAGCTCCAGCCTCAAAAGAGGTCATTGAAGAGTATTTTGCCAAAGCAGCTGCAGCTGGCATAAACCACGAAAAAGTCTGCGCTAAGCTATTTAGTGATGGCATAAGTGCTTTTAAAGAAGCCTACGCACAAAGCATTAACGCTTTACAAGCCTAG
- the recJ gene encoding single-stranded-DNA-specific exonuclease RecJ, translating to MLDKPAVAKLLSQRFANDKHTSLSQLPLPHTMSGAKNAASIIAASIKNNEKIAIVGDYDCDGVCSSAILDEFFCDIGYKNHKVKIPNRFKDGYGLNESIVGELDVQLIITVDNGITAFEAANECKKRGIKLVITDHHMPLDELPQADGLVDPQCKDNEFAFKEICGAQVAWYLVAALKDELGLVGYELGKFTDLLALAIIADMMELKDMNRVLVRAGLRQINSFARPCFRAIARLSGKESFAFKESFTFKESKAFKESKAFKESFTFDDISFLITPLINSAGRMDDATVSFEFLRSRDLRCAEGLLAKISECNAVRKEREKELFELCAKSVSENDKVVVVWGEGWHEGVIGIVASRLARLYKRPAIVFSIDGQRAKGSARSVGKFDILALISSCESFLSSFGGHKGAAGLVAKPSKLAQLKTALNEACSNVDFNQISHDDLLGDIKADCIDSELMDIIDSFAPYGSKNPKPVFALRCALVVGVNTIGSEGLHLRLVLKADNRCFEAVYFNFEKRPAMGVRIDVLFTLGRNYFRGQESLQLIIQEIL from the coding sequence GTGCTAGATAAGCCAGCAGTAGCTAAGCTACTCTCGCAGCGTTTTGCTAACGACAAGCACACTAGCCTTTCACAGCTGCCTTTGCCACACACTATGAGTGGGGCAAAAAATGCTGCTAGCATAATCGCTGCTAGCATTAAAAATAATGAAAAAATCGCTATTGTAGGGGATTATGACTGCGATGGGGTTTGCTCATCTGCGATTTTGGACGAGTTTTTTTGCGATATAGGCTATAAAAACCACAAGGTAAAAATACCAAATCGTTTCAAAGACGGATATGGGCTAAATGAGAGCATTGTTGGCGAGCTAGATGTCCAGCTTATCATCACAGTAGATAATGGTATAACTGCCTTTGAAGCTGCAAATGAGTGTAAAAAGCGTGGCATAAAGCTAGTTATCACAGACCACCACATGCCTCTTGATGAGCTGCCGCAGGCTGACGGGCTAGTTGATCCGCAGTGTAAGGACAATGAGTTTGCCTTCAAAGAAATCTGCGGCGCACAAGTAGCGTGGTATCTAGTAGCTGCGCTAAAAGACGAGCTTGGGCTAGTAGGCTATGAGCTTGGCAAGTTTACTGACCTGCTAGCGCTTGCCATCATCGCTGATATGATGGAGCTAAAGGATATGAATAGGGTTCTAGTGCGAGCTGGGCTAAGGCAAATAAACTCTTTTGCGCGTCCGTGCTTTCGTGCTATTGCTAGGCTAAGTGGCAAAGAAAGCTTTGCTTTTAAAGAAAGTTTTACTTTTAAAGAAAGCAAAGCTTTTAAAGAAAGTAAAGCTTTTAAAGAAAGTTTTACTTTTGATGATATTAGCTTTCTTATCACGCCGCTTATAAACTCAGCTGGGCGCATGGATGATGCTACTGTTAGCTTTGAGTTTTTGCGATCAAGAGATTTGCGCTGTGCTGAGGGCTTGCTAGCAAAAATCAGCGAGTGTAACGCCGTGCGAAAAGAGCGTGAAAAAGAGCTTTTTGAGCTTTGTGCTAAAAGCGTGAGCGAAAATGATAAGGTGGTTGTAGTCTGGGGTGAGGGCTGGCATGAGGGGGTGATTGGCATCGTGGCTTCTCGCCTAGCAAGGCTGTATAAAAGACCTGCGATTGTATTTAGCATAGATGGGCAAAGAGCCAAGGGCTCTGCTAGAAGCGTTGGAAAGTTTGATATTTTAGCGCTTATTTCATCGTGTGAGAGCTTTCTTAGTAGTTTTGGTGGGCATAAGGGCGCTGCTGGGCTAGTGGCCAAGCCTAGCAAGCTAGCCCAGCTAAAAACAGCACTAAATGAAGCCTGTAGCAATGTAGATTTTAATCAAATTAGCCACGATGATTTGCTAGGCGATATTAAAGCTGATTGTATTGATAGTGAGCTTATGGATATCATCGATAGTTTTGCGCCTTATGGCAGTAAAAATCCAAAGCCAGTTTTTGCTCTACGCTGTGCGCTTGTAGTGGGCGTAAATACTATAGGCTCTGAGGGCTTGCACCTGCGCCTTGTGCTAAAGGCGGATAATCGCTGCTTTGAGGCGGTGTATTTTAACTTTGAGAAAAGACCTGCTATGGGCGTTAGGATAGATGTTTTATTTACCTTAGGCAGAAATTATTTTAGAGGTCAAGAAAGCCTTCAACTAATCATCCAAGAGATTTTATAA
- a CDS encoding chemotaxis protein CheW, translating into MDKLNEVLQKQKQQITNPVQVDPDEVEQLVGFIVGEEEYAIPILYIKEIIKPIEFTRVPGVPEFVLGVFNMRGNVTPLIDLRIMFGVQNPKMTDTTRYIVMVYEDNVAGFVIDRLTEAIRMKKSKIDTPPETLLHAKGMIAGIGKRDDNILTILKAEGLLKRDF; encoded by the coding sequence ATGGACAAATTAAACGAAGTTTTACAAAAGCAAAAACAACAAATCACAAACCCCGTCCAAGTAGACCCTGACGAGGTTGAGCAATTAGTAGGCTTTATTGTTGGAGAGGAGGAATACGCGATTCCAATTCTTTATATTAAAGAGATTATAAAGCCTATTGAGTTTACTCGCGTGCCTGGTGTGCCTGAGTTTGTTTTGGGCGTATTTAATATGCGTGGAAATGTAACGCCACTAATAGACTTACGCATTATGTTTGGTGTCCAAAACCCAAAAATGACAGATACCACTCGCTATATAGTAATGGTATATGAAGATAATGTCGCAGGCTTTGTGATTGACCGCTTAACTGAGGCAATAAGAATGAAAAAAAGCAAAATAGACACTCCGCCAGAGACCTTGCTACACGCAAAAGGTATGATCGCTGGAATAGGCAAAAGGGATGATAATATCCTTACTATCCTAAAAGCCGAAGGGCTTTTAAAGCGTGATTTTTAA
- a CDS encoding CTP synthase — translation MQTKYIFVTGGVLSSLGKGIAAASIATLLKSAGLKVSILKCDPYINVDPGTMSPLEHGEVFVTDDGAETDLDLGHYERFLGENLSQLNNFTTGRVYSSVIEKERRGDYLGKTIQVIPHITGEIISRIKDAGEGKDILIVEIGGTVGDIEGLPFLESIRMLGGELGHENAMFVHLTLVPYIKAAGELKTKPTQHSVGELRRIGIIPDMLICRSEQSLGRELKDKLAASCGVAKNCVIESCDQPSIYQVPLSFEAQGILDAISGKLALGELRADMSEWNELVKRVVAPAHEITIAFVGKYTDLKESYKSLTEALIHAGAATDTRVNLKWVDSEKLEPNTAESMLKDCAGILVAGGFGLRGVSGMMEAAKYARTTNTPYLGICLGMQIALIEFARSVLGIKDASSAEFDKSCSEPVIYLIDSFIDASGAKQIRTHVSPLGGTMRLGGYECHCAPGSLLSKCYGGANLIKERHRHRYEANPLYRERLENAGMKISGESDGLIEAAEIPEHKFFLGVQFHPEFTSRLKEPNPAILGFIKACCAR, via the coding sequence ATGCAAACAAAATACATTTTCGTAACCGGCGGCGTGCTAAGCTCACTAGGCAAGGGCATCGCAGCAGCCTCTATCGCAACTTTGCTAAAAAGCGCAGGACTAAAAGTAAGCATACTTAAATGCGACCCTTACATAAATGTAGACCCAGGCACGATGAGTCCACTTGAACACGGAGAAGTTTTTGTAACTGATGATGGGGCTGAGACTGACCTAGACCTTGGGCATTATGAGCGTTTTTTGGGCGAAAACCTTAGCCAGCTAAACAACTTCACCACAGGCAGAGTTTATAGCTCAGTCATAGAAAAAGAGCGCAGAGGCGACTACCTTGGCAAAACCATCCAAGTAATCCCACACATCACAGGCGAGATAATAAGCCGCATAAAAGACGCAGGTGAGGGCAAAGATATCTTAATCGTTGAAATCGGCGGCACAGTAGGTGACATCGAGGGCTTGCCGTTTTTAGAATCAATCCGTATGCTAGGCGGCGAGCTAGGGCATGAAAATGCTATGTTTGTTCACCTCACGCTAGTGCCATACATAAAAGCAGCCGGCGAGCTAAAAACAAAACCCACCCAGCACAGCGTAGGCGAGCTTCGACGCATAGGCATCATCCCTGATATGCTCATTTGCCGCTCAGAACAAAGTCTAGGCCGTGAGCTAAAAGACAAGCTAGCTGCAAGCTGCGGCGTGGCAAAAAACTGCGTTATAGAAAGCTGCGATCAACCTAGCATTTATCAAGTCCCACTTAGCTTTGAAGCGCAAGGAATTCTAGATGCTATTAGCGGCAAGCTAGCTCTTGGTGAGCTTAGAGCTGATATGAGCGAGTGGAACGAGCTTGTTAAACGAGTAGTAGCCCCAGCACATGAAATCACAATCGCCTTTGTCGGTAAATACACAGATCTAAAAGAAAGCTACAAAAGCCTAACCGAGGCTCTCATCCACGCAGGCGCAGCCACTGATACAAGAGTAAATTTAAAATGGGTAGATAGCGAAAAACTAGAGCCAAACACAGCAGAATCTATGCTAAAAGACTGCGCTGGCATTTTAGTAGCTGGTGGCTTTGGGCTTAGAGGCGTTAGCGGTATGATGGAGGCAGCCAAATACGCAAGGACAACAAACACACCTTATCTTGGCATTTGCCTTGGCATGCAAATTGCGCTTATTGAGTTTGCTCGCTCGGTGCTTGGCATAAAAGATGCTAGCTCGGCTGAGTTTGATAAGAGCTGCAGTGAGCCTGTGATTTATCTAATAGATAGTTTCATTGACGCAAGTGGCGCAAAACAAATCCGCACGCATGTAAGCCCACTAGGCGGGACTATGCGCCTTGGCGGCTATGAGTGTCACTGCGCCCCTGGCTCGCTACTTAGCAAATGCTATGGTGGCGCAAATCTTATAAAAGAACGCCACCGCCACCGCTACGAGGCAAATCCGCTGTATAGAGAACGCCTTGAAAATGCTGGTATGAAAATCAGCGGTGAGAGCGATGGGCTAATAGAAGCTGCTGAAATTCCAGAGCATAAGTTTTTCTTAGGTGTTCAGTTTCACCCAGAGTTTACCTCTCGTCTAAAAGAGCCAAATCCAGCGATTTTGGGCTTTATAAAGGCCTGTTGTGCTAGATAA
- a CDS encoding type IV pilus twitching motility protein PilT, whose translation MAVDISKLDFKLRDELNGYLEELVRDGGSDLHVKSNSVIRKRVNGEMVPVENSRFLSTPEGLTLAKELLRGRFDELVENKSADFIHKLNEDYRFRVNIFFQMDGVSAVFRTIPVKLPALEDLGLPSSVVKLCDTVHRGIVLVTGPTGSGKSTTLASMIDRINKKRKAHIITIEDPIEFIHKDINCLINQRSVGQDATSFATALKASLREDPDIILVGEIRDYETMNIALMAAETGHLVLSTLHTRDSQETVNRVLGMFSGSELERAKMALGSAIQGIISQRLCQKIDGGRVAAVEIMLQTPRIKQLILKGRQDEILTAITEAGANSGMQTFDSALLNLYKNNIITREEAMNSSTTPNDLAILLQQASAAAFESGMREIGLKDLD comes from the coding sequence TTGGCAGTAGATATTTCAAAATTAGATTTTAAACTTCGTGATGAGCTAAATGGCTACCTTGAGGAGCTAGTGCGAGACGGCGGCAGCGACCTTCATGTAAAATCAAACTCAGTTATCCGCAAGCGTGTAAATGGCGAAATGGTGCCAGTAGAAAACTCTCGCTTTCTTTCTACCCCAGAAGGACTTACTCTAGCAAAAGAGCTACTTCGTGGACGCTTTGATGAGCTAGTTGAAAATAAAAGCGCAGATTTTATCCACAAGCTAAACGAAGATTACCGCTTTCGTGTAAATATTTTCTTTCAAATGGATGGCGTCTCGGCTGTGTTTAGAACTATCCCAGTTAAGCTTCCAGCCCTTGAAGACCTTGGGCTTCCATCAAGTGTAGTAAAGCTCTGCGATACAGTACATCGTGGCATCGTGCTAGTAACTGGCCCAACAGGCTCAGGTAAATCAACCACGCTAGCAAGCATGATAGATCGCATAAATAAAAAGCGCAAAGCTCACATTATCACGATTGAAGATCCAATTGAGTTTATCCACAAGGATATAAACTGCCTTATAAACCAGCGCAGCGTTGGCCAAGACGCCACCAGCTTTGCAACTGCGCTAAAAGCTTCTTTGCGTGAAGACCCTGATATCATCCTAGTAGGTGAGATCCGTGACTATGAGACTATGAATATCGCTCTTATGGCAGCTGAGACTGGACACTTGGTGCTTAGCACCCTACACACCAGAGACTCACAAGAGACTGTAAACCGTGTGCTAGGCATGTTCTCAGGCTCTGAGCTAGAGCGTGCGAAAATGGCACTTGGCTCAGCGATTCAAGGCATTATCTCTCAGCGCCTTTGCCAAAAGATTGACGGAGGCCGCGTAGCAGCTGTAGAGATCATGCTCCAAACCCCTCGTATCAAACAGCTAATCCTAAAAGGCCGCCAAGATGAAATTCTAACAGCCATCACAGAAGCTGGCGCAAATAGCGGTATGCAGACCTTTGATTCAGCCTTGCTAAATTTATACAAAAATAACATCATCACCCGTGAAGAGGCGATGAACTCATCTACTACGCCAAATGACCTTGCCATCTTGCTTCAGCAGGCAAGCGCAGCAGCGTTTGAGAGTGGGATGAGAGAGATCGGGCTAAAAGACCTAGACTAA